Proteins found in one Candidatus Nitrosocosmicus arcticus genomic segment:
- a CDS encoding ester cyclase, whose translation MKKTKDIVVNLTNAFNDRNFTAIDILVAKDIKENRPGAGHGVEATKGFLMALQTAFPDFKTTINEIIGEADRVLVFTNTTGTHEGPFLFAPGIPPTGKVLSFQTADLYTIAENGTIVEHQDVIEIMEMLQKMGAIQFVTNSSSSPPSP comes from the coding sequence TTGAAAAAAACAAAGGACATAGTTGTTAACTTAACCAATGCTTTCAATGACAGAAATTTCACAGCAATAGATATACTTGTTGCAAAAGATATTAAAGAGAATAGACCTGGTGCCGGCCACGGAGTAGAGGCAACAAAAGGTTTTCTTATGGCACTTCAAACAGCATTTCCAGACTTTAAAACAACCATAAATGAAATAATTGGTGAAGCTGACAGGGTATTAGTATTTACTAATACAACGGGCACTCATGAAGGACCGTTTTTATTTGCTCCAGGAATACCTCCAACAGGTAAAGTATTATCATTTCAAACAGCTGATCTATACACTATAGCTGAGAATGGAACAATTGTAGAGCACCAAGACGTTATTGAAATTATGGAGATGCTACAAAAAATGGGGGCAATACAATTTGTGACAAACTCTTCCTCATCACCACCATCACCATAG
- a CDS encoding DUF5661 family protein has product MLAAKHFTKDGAKRIGESLGIDWTKFDVEQFRMGLDVELEHGSRELSTNVTHDDEITTGKIALAHLNEFPDYYTRLQKMESQAKEEQL; this is encoded by the coding sequence ATCTTGGCAGCAAAGCATTTTACGAAAGATGGTGCCAAAAGAATTGGTGAGTCTTTAGGTATTGATTGGACAAAATTTGATGTAGAGCAATTTAGAATGGGGTTGGATGTAGAATTAGAACACGGAAGTCGCGAATTATCAACTAATGTAACACACGATGATGAAATAACAACTGGAAAGATTGCACTGGCACATTTAAATGAATTTCCTGACTATTATACACGACTGCAAAAAATGGAAAGTCAAGCAAAAGAAGAGCAGTTATAA
- a CDS encoding cupredoxin domain-containing protein, translating to MNFTRNSKNRSLSMIVVASLFIIITTSTLTPSMTIIPSAHAQFGSMATLQNTPSTYAVSIIPGAAQRDSPNHYYPPAISVPVGTTVAWFNNDYGQPHTVTSGAPNASDAGSIFNSGIMPPTANAFFQYTFENPGDYIYHCIIHPWRQAIVSASDSYENGQYIKMSSGVGSLFNLTENFRTLVDFEPLTVPLDGTTPIAYNITISKDNNNTIFTDTFVTNGESLPLELIKSNNNETNVYGPDFSSTGAYHVDAPFLEGDGNYTIRAEVTAVNSIQPVTTIVDEFTLRTVK from the coding sequence ATGAATTTTACAAGAAATTCAAAGAACCGTTCTTTGTCGATGATAGTAGTAGCATCGCTGTTTATAATTATCACTACGAGTACATTGACCCCATCAATGACAATAATACCCAGTGCCCATGCTCAATTTGGAAGTATGGCTACACTTCAAAATACCCCTTCAACTTATGCTGTTAGTATAATCCCCGGAGCTGCTCAAAGAGATAGTCCGAATCACTATTACCCACCTGCAATTAGTGTTCCTGTTGGGACTACTGTAGCATGGTTTAACAATGATTATGGTCAGCCTCACACAGTTACAAGTGGTGCCCCCAACGCATCTGATGCTGGTTCAATTTTCAATTCTGGAATAATGCCACCAACTGCAAACGCATTCTTTCAATACACATTTGAAAATCCCGGAGATTACATATATCACTGTATTATTCATCCTTGGAGACAAGCAATAGTATCAGCAAGTGACTCTTATGAAAATGGTCAGTATATTAAAATGTCATCAGGTGTTGGATCTCTATTCAACCTCACAGAGAACTTTAGGACACTTGTTGACTTTGAACCACTAACAGTGCCTCTAGATGGAACAACCCCTATCGCATATAATATCACTATATCAAAGGACAATAATAATACAATCTTCACAGATACATTTGTTACAAATGGCGAGTCGTTACCCTTGGAATTAATAAAGAGCAATAATAACGAAACAAACGTATATGGTCCTGATTTTAGCAGCACGGGAGCATATCACGTTGATGCACCGTTCTTAGAAGGGGACGGCAACTACACAATAAGAGCAGAAGTGACAGCCGTTAATTCCATACAGCCTGTAACAACAATAGTGGATGAGTTTACTTTACGAACTGTGAAATAA
- a CDS encoding ester cyclase: MTHEGPFLFAPGIPPTGKVLSFQTTDMYRIENGKIVEHQDIIEIMDMLREMGAIQFTNTSSLSTSLENSTAHLFQSHK, encoded by the coding sequence ATCACTCATGAAGGACCGTTTTTATTTGCTCCAGGAATACCTCCAACAGGTAAAGTATTATCATTTCAAACAACTGATATGTATAGAATTGAAAATGGAAAGATTGTAGAACACCAAGACATAATTGAAATTATGGACATGCTTCGAGAAATGGGTGCCATCCAGTTTACCAACACCTCTTCTTTATCGACGTCATTAGAGAACTCAACTGCTCATTTATTTCAATCCCACAAATAA
- a CDS encoding tetratricopeptide repeat protein: MPNEIEIENKFEELFQIGNSLRIEGKLEQSLEKYEEAATIPISDEKKIITLLNNLGSTFAELHRYEDARIVFELASDLSQKNSFTEGQASAFANLGFAYQVQGEKEKALEYYNKALAISDEVENKSIRASIIISLGNHYVYLGQYEMAERLFRKSIDVLEETQDKFALIRVYNNLSQIMLIKKKDIEAEDYLKKSIKLSLEIEDNLALQQLYKNLAFLYMVTDRLPEAEDYSNKSLDATLEIGNVREEASVRFIMAQIAYKKRKYQESISTLLETMELQHRIGDKHGSIDTLVLLSRVLIDIGLVDESRQYLLKALEISSLAENSYHKDEIVRLLSIIDKKNLK, from the coding sequence TTGCCTAATGAGATTGAAATAGAAAACAAATTTGAAGAATTATTTCAAATAGGTAATTCGCTAAGAATCGAGGGCAAATTAGAACAATCCCTAGAAAAATATGAAGAGGCAGCCACTATTCCAATAAGTGATGAAAAAAAAATAATAACTCTGCTTAATAATCTCGGATCTACATTTGCAGAACTCCATCGTTATGAAGATGCTCGAATAGTATTTGAACTCGCCAGCGATCTTTCTCAAAAAAATAGCTTTACAGAAGGACAAGCATCTGCGTTTGCCAATTTGGGTTTCGCGTATCAGGTTCAGGGAGAAAAAGAAAAGGCGTTAGAATATTATAATAAAGCTTTAGCAATTTCGGATGAAGTAGAAAACAAATCCATTAGAGCTAGTATTATCATTAGTCTGGGTAATCATTATGTTTATCTTGGTCAATATGAGATGGCAGAAAGACTATTTAGAAAGTCCATTGATGTATTGGAAGAGACACAAGATAAATTCGCGCTGATAAGAGTATATAACAATTTATCACAAATCATGCTTATTAAAAAGAAAGATATAGAGGCAGAAGATTATTTAAAGAAATCAATAAAACTATCGCTAGAAATTGAAGATAATTTGGCCTTACAACAACTTTATAAAAATCTAGCATTTCTATATATGGTAACTGACAGATTACCAGAAGCAGAAGATTATTCCAACAAATCTTTAGATGCGACTCTTGAAATAGGGAACGTAAGGGAGGAAGCTAGCGTTCGATTTATAATGGCTCAAATTGCGTATAAGAAAAGGAAATACCAAGAATCCATTTCTACGTTATTAGAAACAATGGAACTTCAGCATCGAATTGGTGATAAACATGGCTCAATCGATACATTGGTCTTACTATCAAGAGTTCTAATTGATATAGGACTCGTAGATGAATCAAGGCAGTATTTATTAAAAGCTCTAGAGATCTCTAGTTTAGCTGAAAATTCGTATCACAAGGACGAAATCGTAAGACTCCTTAGTATAATAGATAAGAAAAATTTAAAATGA